In the genome of Polaribacter atrinae, one region contains:
- a CDS encoding 3'-5' exonuclease, which produces MKFNWFNKTSKKVLPEFFLEYEESILNTPKLPLNETRFVVFDTETTGFNRMRDRVLSIGAVSLTNNTLNVNDSFEVYLKQEVFNPETVHIHGILKEGNITKITELEALKLFLKYIGNSILVGHHVGFDIIMINQILERNQLPEIKNKTLDTEHLYRTSKHTVYQNTLQKERYTLDKLCDELNVSKSDRHTASGDALITAIVFLKIIARLNKNDNLTVKELLSN; this is translated from the coding sequence ATGAAATTTAATTGGTTTAATAAAACAAGCAAAAAAGTACTCCCAGAATTCTTTCTAGAATATGAAGAAAGTATTTTAAACACGCCTAAGTTACCTCTTAATGAAACCAGGTTTGTTGTTTTTGATACCGAAACTACTGGTTTTAATAGAATGAGAGATCGTGTATTATCTATTGGTGCTGTATCTTTAACCAATAATACTTTAAATGTAAATGATAGTTTTGAGGTGTATTTAAAGCAAGAAGTATTTAATCCAGAAACGGTACACATTCATGGAATTTTAAAAGAAGGGAACATTACAAAAATCACAGAGTTAGAAGCCTTAAAGCTATTTTTAAAATACATTGGTAACTCTATTTTAGTAGGACATCACGTTGGTTTTGATATTATAATGATCAATCAAATCTTAGAAAGAAACCAACTACCAGAAATTAAAAACAAAACATTAGATACAGAGCATTTATACAGAACCTCTAAACACACCGTTTATCAAAATACATTACAAAAAGAGCGCTACACTTTAGATAAATTATGTGATGAGTTAAACGTATCTAAAAGCGATAGACATACCGCAAGTGGAGACGCTTTAATTACGGCAATTGTATTTTTAAAAATAATAGCTCGTTTAAATAAAAATGATAACCTAACGGTTAAAGAACTACTATCTAACTAA